The nucleotide window CCATAAGACGCTTCTGCATGATACCCACAGTGGTAAACATTATCCGCGATCGGAATCGGAAACGTCTCCTGAACATCTTTAATATCCTTCGGTTTATCTACCGTCCCAATCGAAGCCGTAGGACACGATAGCAACGCCTGCATCGCCGCTAACCGTTCAGCCTCATTCGTCGGTTGATGATAAACCGCCGATTGTGCATCTGCCCGATGGAAGACATTGGGTGCCATCCAGCGACAGGTATCACAATCAATGCAAGTTTCATCCACATAAACATCACCCTTAACATTTTGGGGACGACGTTGATCAAGAGTAGCCATCGTTTTATCGGAGTTTTAACTATCGAATTAGATTAGAGGTGTAATACTTATAAATTAGTAAAAATATAGAAAAATGCCCTCTATCCCAAGGGGAAGAGAGCAGAGCATGGTTTTGAGGTGTGAGGAATGAATCAATATCACTTAGTTACACTCTAGTCAGTGGATGTGACGCATCTGTGACGCTCCCATGACAATGTGATGATTATCTTGACTTCAGAGAGAATTAATCAAGTCAATCTGAAACGTTCGTAGTAAAGGCTTTAGCCTTATTGTCTTGGCTAACAGGCATCAACCCAACCGACAACCTATGCCACATCTAATTGCATTGATTAGCATTATACGGAACACACCGATGTGCATTGGTATCAACTTGAGCTTCAAAAACAAAGCAATACCTTGAGACAAACCCCACCCTAACCCTCCCCTTATCAAGGGGAGGGAACTCGAATTCGTATTCCCCCAACCCATCCGAAAACACATCCTAACCTAACCATGAAAACTAACCAAACCAAGCATCCCAGAGATAAATTTATTACAGTTTATGGCAGAAAACCCGTATTAGAAGCCCTATCCAACCCAGATATTATTATCGATAAACTCCTAATTGCCAATAATGCCAGAGGCGAATTTATTGACGAAATCATCAAGCAAGCCAGACAACGCGGTGTCAAAGTTTCGCGAGAATCCCCCAAATACATTACCCGAATTTCGCGCAACGGTCGTCATGACCAAGGCGTCGTTGTCGATGTCATTCCCCCCGCCATGGAAGCCCTATCCACCTATTTAGAGCGCCAACAATCTCATCCCCCCAACCAGAAACCCCAAACCCACAAATTCTTGGCTTTAGATGGCGTCAAAAATCCCAGTAATGTCGGCATGATTATCCGCACTTGCCTAGCCGCTGGATTTGACGGAATTATCCTCCCCCGAAAAGGATGTCCGGACTTAAATCCCCTCGTAATTAAAGCCTCAGCAGGCACAGCATTTTATACCCGAGTATTGCGCTGTGCTGAACTATCTGACGCCCTCCAGCAATTGCGTCAGGCAAACTATACAATTTATGGCTTAAGTGGCACAGCCACCTCCACACTCTATAACCTATCCTTTTCTCCCTTTTCCGTATTTGTGTTAGGAAATGAAACCGAAGGAATTAATCGAGATCATCACAACTTAATTGATACCTGGGTTTCTATTCCCATTGAATTTCCAGCCGAATCTTTAAACGTCGCCTCTGCCGCCGCCGTCGTGTGTTTTGAATTAAAACGTCAACATTTAGAGCAGCATTCCAGTAACCGCCATTGAACCTTGTTAAGTTGCAGTTAAATATCAATAATGGCGCAATCCTTGTAGTGCGTTTAGCGAAGCCATGCCGCAGGCTTTGCATCTTGCTCGCTACTAATACCTGGCGCATCAATGTGGGCAGCATTTACATTACAGCTCTTTGCGCTGTAATAAAGTACAGTAGCTCAAAGTCCCCCTTCAGATCCCCCTCCCGTCCCCCTTTTAGATCCCCCTCCCGTCCCCCTTAAAAAGGGGGAAGCCAGCAGATGCTTCGCTTTTTTTGCACGGGGGATTTAGGGGGATCGACAAGGTTTGGTGAGGTTGATGCGGAATTAGCCAACAAAATCGCAGCCATGTTAGAGTTACCCCATCAAGAGTTGACTCCTTTACTGTTAACGCTTTCTCGTGAGGAATTATTAGAACGGTTTGCTGGGTAGAAATGCTTGATTATTGGGCAGCGTTTACATTACAAGGCGAGTAGAATTAAATCCCAAAATTGTCTCAAACCGTAGGGTGCGTTAGCGAAGCGTAACGCACCGCAATCCCGCCATACCGAACCGAAACATGGTGCGTTACGGCGCTCTTATGTGGTGAAATGATAAACGTTAATCTTCAAATGCGCCTAACGCACCCTACAACTTATAATTATACTCTCTGACTTGCATAAGCTTCCCTACTCCAGAAGTAGAGATACATAGTAGCGTATACAAGGATACTTAAGATGAAGCGATTTGTATCTGCCATTTTAATCACAGCCTGTTTGTGGAACATTGACAACCTAGGTTCATATCCTCAAGCCTCTCTAGCTCAAACCCAACCCACTGAAACACTATCCTACTCATTCTATGGCAAACAAATTCCCCTAAATCTACGTAACGATGTACTGGCGGTTCGCTTCAAAGCCATTCAGCCGCGAGGGAATAAACCCCTATATTTGCAACTCCAAGACGATTTAACCACAAGAGGAATTCAAGGGCGAGGTTCAACGTTACAACCGAATCCCAATTTACAAGTTGATCCTCTCGGTAATCAGTTAGCGTTGGTTCGGCTTCCGGCTGGGGTGCGAACATCTACCCGGTTGTTAACCAATCAGATTCAGCAACAACCTTATGTTGAGGAAACCTTACCCGTTCTCAACCAAGGGGAATCTGAGGATAGGGAGAATGAAAAGTTGATTGTGTTACCTAATGAAATCATCATTAGTTTTTCACCAGGGACATCCGAAACCCAGAAACAACAGGTGTTGAACGAGCAGAACTTAGAAATCATTCGTCCCCTCCGCTTCAGTCAAAATCGCTATGTCGCCCGGTCAAAATCGGCATCAGGGATAGAAATAATCACCGTTGCTAATCAACTCAATCAAGTCAGGGGGATTCAGTCAGCGACACCGAATTTTATTCAAGCCATTTCGGATAACTTTGTTCCCGAAACCAACTTGATTAATTCTAGCCAAGAAATCCTTGATCCGGAGCGAGTGCTGCAACAACGCCTTGCGCGTTTACCTAAACCCAAAGACACTCCCTTTTCCACCGCCTTATTACCTCTACTGTGGCATCTCGATAGTACACCCAAACGGGGGCAACTATTACCCCGCACCGATATTGGCGCGATCGCGTCTTGGCAAGCCAGCCAGGGTGGGGAAGGAGTTGTGGTTGCGGTGATTGACAGTTTGATCCAGTGGGATCACCAGGATTTAGCCAAAAATATTTATACCACAGATCATTATCCCGACAAACTCCCCGGTGAGGTCAAGGGTTGGGATTTTTCCAGTTCTGGACAAGGCGATCCCGATACTCGATTGAGTCGGAAGGAACGAGATATTATTCAGCCCCATTTTCGGCGTACCTTTGAGCTATCTTGTCAGGAAATGGTGGAAGAGTATAAAAAGATAGCTTTACTATTAGCTCAGAACAATCCTGATGCGTCTGCTTGTGAGAGGGGTAATTCAATTAAACAATACTTTCGCCGTCAGATAACATCTGAATTTCATGGAACCTGGGTGTCTGGTGTAGTCGCGGCGCATTCTCCCGATCAAAGCGGAATAGTCGGGGTTGCGCCCCAGGCAAAAATTTTACCGATTCGCGTCTTTGGATTAAATGGTGAAATAGATTCCGTCTCTTTAATTGAGGCGATTGGTTACGCCGCCGCACGGGATGTTGATGTGATTAATTTGAGTTTAGGAGGATTGATGCCTAATCAAGAATTAACGGAACAGATTTTAACGGTTTTAGAGGCAAATCCTCAACTGGTAATTGTGGCTTCAGCCGGGAATGAAAATCGGTCTGGAATTAGTTTCCCGGCGGCTATTCCTCAAGTCCTTTCTGTCGGGGCGACGAATATACAAGGTGAGCGCAGTTCCTATAGTAATTATGGCAAAGGATTGGATGTGGTTGCTCCCGGTGGAGATATCAGTCGCAGTTTGAGTGGGGGTATTTTAACCACCGGGGGGACTGGATTATCATCATTATGGCAAGGAATAACTAAACCTGACTATGCTTGGGGATCTACTCTTGATCCCTTGGGAAACTATGTGCAAGTTCAGGGAACATCCTTTGCAGCACCTGCTGTATCTGGGGTAGTGGCTTTAATGAAAGGAGTGAATAATACCCTAAATCGAGAGCGAATTATGGATGTTTTGGAAGAAACAGCTAGTTATCAGGGATTAACGCTAACGGAAACGGAACAGGATCTTTATCAAAGTTATCAAAAAGCCCGTTTGACTGGGGAAAAACCCGAAGAAATACCCGAATTTTTAGTATTTCCTGAACCCAGTTCCGCTGAGGACTATTTCTTTGGTCGGGGTTTGGTGAATGCAGAAGCGGCGATTCAAGCTGTGCAGTAAGCTATTTGGTATTTAAACCTTAATAATAATAGCTCTCATCCTTGTAGTGCGTTTAGCGAAGCCATGCCGCAGGCTTTGTATCTTGCTCGCTAAGCTGTCACGCATTTAAATTGGAAATGGGTAGCGAGCAAGATGCTCGCACTACAAGGATTTCGCAATTCTTGACATTATGGTTTAAATGCCGAACAGCTTACTCATCCCATTGTTTTCGCTACTCATACCAAGTTGCGTTCTATCATGTCATTCTGAGCGGAGCGAAGAATCTGGACAGATGCTTCGCGTCATTCCGTTTCACTGCATTCTACTCAGAATGACAGATTCTACCCTAGACTACAACTTGGTATCATCCCCAATTTATAGCAACCGCCATAGCGGTTAGGACATACAGCGCTTCGCACTCTTATAGAGTACAGAGGAAAGCGCTGTATCTTATGATAGAGACGTTCCGCCGGAACGTCTCTACAACAGTATTGATGAGCGATAAAATAAACAAATTAATCCTACATTATTGTTTTTTTATTTAAATATTGTTTGGCATACACTCCACGATAAAATCCTTGTATAACGAACGAAAAACTCCTATCGGTGTGGGGGTTCAATTCCAGAAGCTTATGCCGGGACGGGAGTAATGAGAACCAACAACGGCGCAATATCCTGGAAATACTAGCTAACTGGCGCATTAATGTGGGTAGGAGTGAAATGTTAAGTAATGCAGATCGGGAGTTAATTATGAACTTATCACCAGCGTATTTTAAATGGCGGGAAGAGGTTGTCCTAGAAGGCAGGCGGGAAGGACAGCGGCAAATGGTAGAGAACTTGCTTTTAGAAAAGTTTGGTGAAATCAATGAAGAATTAGCCCGAATTATTGAACCTTTGATGCAGCTAAACACAAGAGAACGTTCTCAGGCAATTTTACAATTATCTCGTGAGGAATTATTAACGAGATTTCGCTCGGTAATTAGACAGCAAGAAACATTACAGGAAGGTAGACTGGAAGAACGGCGGCAAATCGTGGAAAACTTTCTCAGAGTGCGGTTTGATGAACTGGATGAAGCATTAGAAGCAATCATCGCACCGATGTTACAGTTACCCCCAGATGTGTTGAGTCGTCTACTGTTTAACTTTTCCAAGGGAGAGTTATTACTGTGGTTTGGCGAGACTTCTGGGCAAGATTTGAGATTAGGTGAAGGGAAGTGAGAAAAAAGATGCTCAATGCAGCGAGCAAGATGCTCAATGCAGCGAGCAAGATGCTCAATGCAGCGAGCAAGATGCTCAATGCAGCGAGCAAGATGCTCAATGCAGCGAGCAAGATGCTCAATGCAGCGAGCAAGATGCTCGCACTACAGCAAGGATTTCGGCATTATTGACATTAAGGTTTAAATGCCGAACAGCTTAACACAGCTAAGAAAGATGAGTGAACAAGAATAAACATATAGCGTTTTCATTTGAGTTGTGAACCCCACCCCTGCCCTCCCCTTGCTAAGGGGAGGGTTTGGGAGGGGTAAGATGTTCACGTTTCATTTGGAACTGCTATAACAGTTCAGGCAACAGTGAACACCAACAAAAAAGGACAAATAACTAATGAAAAATAACGAATGACCCGACAACCTCACGACCAATTTGCCAAGCAATATTTGGAAGAATTATTATCCCCTTTAGGTACAGTAGAAACTAGCCGAGATGTACCCAGCGAAGTGCGCCAGGTGGACGTTTGGTTTGTACCGGCATCCTCTCCCTCGACAGATTCTTCTAATCTGGGATTATTGGGTAAAATGGCAGCCACCGCTTGTCTATTTGAACCGTTTCGTAATGCCCCTACTGTAGCCGAAATACACGGTTGCTTATTGAAATTGTATTCGCTGCGGGCTGAACTCTTGAGAAAGGCACGACGAGAGAAACGTTCTGTGTCAGAGGATGAGTTACCCCTTTTGTGGATTCTATCGCCCTCTTGTTCTCAACGGTTACTCAACGGATTTAGTGCCAAGTTAAGTCAGGATGAGAATTGGGGAGAAGGAGTTTACTTCTTACCGGAGTTTCTCAGAACAGCACTGGTAGCGATTAACCAATTACCCGTAAGTCAAGATACACTGTGGTTAAGAGTATTAGGAAAAAGGAGAACACAGCAACAGGCAATTGAGGAGTTACTTGAGTTGCCAAAAGAAAGTCCATGGCGGCGGAATATACTGGAAATACTAGCCAATTGGCGCATCAATGTGGACAGTAGTGAAAGGTTAAGTAATGCAGATAGGGAGTTAATTATGAACTTATCACCAGCGTATTTTAAATGGCGGGAAGAGGCTGTATCAGAAGGCAGACAAGAAGGGATTCGGGAAGGGATTCGGGAAGAACGACGGCAAATGGTGGAAAACTTCCTCCGAGTGCGGTTTGGTGAGATTGATGCCGAATTAGAAGCGATCATCGCACCGATGTTACAGTTAACACCACAAGTGTTGACTCGTCTGCTGTTTAGTCTTTCTCGTGAAGAGTTATTACTGTGGTTTGGCGAGGGTTCTGGGGTAGAAGAGAGATTCGGCGAAGGGAAGCGAGAAAAGGTGGAAAACCTGCTGAAAGTGCGATTTGGTGAGGTTGATCAGGAATTAGCCGACAAAATCGCAGCCATGTTAGAGTTACCCCATCAAGAGTTGACTCCTTTGCTGTTGACGCTTTCTCGTGAGGAATTATTAGAACAGTTGAGAGGGGAACACAGCTAATCAAGATGGGGAAGCACAAACGCCATTTATGGTAGGGGCACGGCATTGCCCATTGGTGTCAACTTAAGGTACAAACTAATACTGACAAGGTTTTAAGCTGTGTCTGTCTACTTCTTGACATTTTCCCCCTCATCCCCTAACCCCTTCTCCCTCCGTGGGGAGAAGGGGGATCGGATTCTCTTGCTCCCCTCTCCCGTGCCATAAAAGCGAAGCATCCTCTGTCCTCCCCCCTCTTGTAGGGGGGAACGAGGGGGGTNNNNNNNNNNNNNNNNNNNNNNNNNNNNNNNNNNNNNNNNNNNNNNNNNNNNNNNNNNNNNNNNNNNNNNNNNNNNNNNNNNNNNNNNNNNNNNNNNNNNNNNNNNNNNNNNNNNNNNNNNNNNNNNNNNNNNNNNNNNNNNNNNNNNNNNNNNNNNNNNNNNNNNNNNNNNNNNNNNNNNNNNNNNNNNNNNNNNNNNNNNNNNNNNNNNNNNNNNNNNNNNNNNNNNNNNNNNNNNNNNNNNNNNNNNNNNNNNNNNNNNNNNNNNNNNNNNNNNNNNNNNNNNNNNNNNNNNNNNNNNNNNNNNNNNNNNNNNNNNNNNNNNNNNNNNNNNNNNNNNNNNNNNNNNNNNNNNNNNNNNNNNNNNNNNNNNNNNNNNNNNNNNNNNNNNNNNNNNNNNNNNNNNNNNNNNNNNNNNNNNNNNNNNNNNNNNNNNNNNNNNNNNNNNNNNNNNNNNNNNNNNNNNNNNNNNNNNNNNNNNNNNNNNNNNNNNNNNNNNNNNNNNNNNNNNNNNNNNNNNNNNNNNNNNNNNNNNNNNNNNNNNNNNNNNNNNNNNNNNNNNNNNNNNNNNNNNNNNNNNNNNNNNNNNNNNNNNNNNNNNNNNNNNNNNNNNNNNNNNNNNNNNNNNNNNNNNNNNNNNNNNNNNNNNNNNNNNNNNNNNNNNNNNNNNNNNNNNNNNNNNNNNNNNNNNNNNNNNNNNNNNNNNNNNNNNNNNNNNNNNNNNNNNNNNNNNNNNNNNNNNNNNNNNNNNNNNNNNNNNNNNNNNNNNNNNNNNNNNNNNNNNNNNNNNNNNNNNNNNNNNNNNNNNNNNNNNNNNNNNNNNNNNNNNNNNNNNNNNNNNNNNNNNNNNNNNNNNNNNNNNNNNNNNNNN belongs to Coleofasciculus chthonoplastes PCC 7420 and includes:
- a CDS encoding S8 family peptidase yields the protein MKRFVSAILITACLWNIDNLGSYPQASLAQTQPTETLSYSFYGKQIPLNLRNDVLAVRFKAIQPRGNKPLYLQLQDDLTTRGIQGRGSTLQPNPNLQVDPLGNQLALVRLPAGVRTSTRLLTNQIQQQPYVEETLPVLNQGESEDRENEKLIVLPNEIIISFSPGTSETQKQQVLNEQNLEIIRPLRFSQNRYVARSKSASGIEIITVANQLNQVRGIQSATPNFIQAISDNFVPETNLINSSQEILDPERVLQQRLARLPKPKDTPFSTALLPLLWHLDSTPKRGQLLPRTDIGAIASWQASQGGEGVVVAVIDSLIQWDHQDLAKNIYTTDHYPDKLPGEVKGWDFSSSGQGDPDTRLSRKERDIIQPHFRRTFELSCQEMVEEYKKIALLLAQNNPDASACERGNSIKQYFRRQITSEFHGTWVSGVVAAHSPDQSGIVGVAPQAKILPIRVFGLNGEIDSVSLIEAIGYAAARDVDVINLSLGGLMPNQELTEQILTVLEANPQLVIVASAGNENRSGISFPAAIPQVLSVGATNIQGERSSYSNYGKGLDVVAPGGDISRSLSGGILTTGGTGLSSLWQGITKPDYAWGSTLDPLGNYVQVQGTSFAAPAVSGVVALMKGVNNTLNRERIMDVLEETASYQGLTLTETEQDLYQSYQKARLTGEKPEEIPEFLVFPEPSSAEDYFFGRGLVNAEAAIQAVQ
- a CDS encoding TrmH family RNA methyltransferase; amino-acid sequence: MKTNQTKHPRDKFITVYGRKPVLEALSNPDIIIDKLLIANNARGEFIDEIIKQARQRGVKVSRESPKYITRISRNGRHDQGVVVDVIPPAMEALSTYLERQQSHPPNQKPQTHKFLALDGVKNPSNVGMIIRTCLAAGFDGIILPRKGCPDLNPLVIKASAGTAFYTRVLRCAELSDALQQLRQANYTIYGLSGTATSTLYNLSFSPFSVFVLGNETEGINRDHHNLIDTWVSIPIEFPAESLNVASAAAVVCFELKRQHLEQHSSNRH